In Musa acuminata AAA Group cultivar baxijiao chromosome BXJ2-10, Cavendish_Baxijiao_AAA, whole genome shotgun sequence, a genomic segment contains:
- the LOC104000761 gene encoding uncharacterized protein LOC104000761 → MNGFGDRPKTWSDNTTPSGTNDKEAAFKDLSSSMNALSFGFIATAILVSMFLVMAIFEHLLRSRASHPPSQTNAHGHLEMRQEQDQMPPKMIKNWQNVATSSTVDFSVLMPGQLYPTYLAQPAPLPCPREGIIWPSHDHHAFASP, encoded by the exons ATGAATGGCTTTGGAGATCGACCAAAGACGTGGAGTGACAACACAACTCCATCAGGAACAAATGACAAGGAGGCTGCTTTCAAGGACTTGAGCTCGTCCATGAATGCTCTCTCCTTTGGCTTCATTGCAACAGCAATCTTGGTATCCATGTTCCTCGTCATGGCGATCTTCGAGCATTTACTCAGATCAAGGGCCTCTCACCCACCATCTCAAACCAATGCTCATGGACACCTGGAGATGCGCCAAGAACAGGATCAGATGCCTCCAAAGATGATCAAGAACTGGCAAAAT GTGGCAACTTCAAGCACAGTTGACTTCTCAGTCTTGATGCCAGGACAACTGTATCCAACATACCTTGCTCAACCGGCTCCTCTCCCTTGCCCAAGAGAAGGGATCATTTGGCCTTCTCATGACCACCATGCCTTCGCTTCTCCCTAG